The Chitinophaga caeni genome segment TCAGTACCTGATGCAGTTCATACTGTCGTAGGAAAAAGTTATACTGAACTCTCTCATCTATCACGCATCCTTAAAGTTTATTGTTCAATTAAATCTCCAATCTCATGGAAATTCATGTAAACAATAAACTTTATGCAGTGGAGCAGGGCGCAACGCTTGCTACACTCTTACAGTTTATTCAAATTCCTTCTACAAAGGGTATCGCTATCGCGGTCAATGATCAAGTTATTCCTAAACGAAGTTGGGATAATGTTTCCCTAAGCCCATCAGACCAGGTTACCATTATTCGGGCAACCCAGGGAGGCTAATACCATGATATAAATAAATAATTGTACTCGCTAGAATAGCGTGCAGCTGCTTATTGTTATAAATATAACAATAACGGCTACACGAAAATATTTTCATCTAAAAAATCATGTTCACATCATTATGAAAAATACGCAACCGATACCCGGGAGCCGGGAAGAAATTATAAGTAGAACTCCATTCCCTGCTAGCCAGAAAATTTATATACCCGGAAAAATCCACCCCGTACAAGTGGCCATGAGGGAAATCTCCTTATCAGGCACTCAAATTGATGATAAAACCATCGAGAACCCGGGGGTCACGGTATATGATACCAGCGGTCCGTATACTGATACTAATATCAAGATAGATATACGTGAAGGACTGCCTAGGCTCAGGTCGCCCTGGGTCGAGAAACGTGGAGACATAGAAACACTGGAATCTTTCAGCTCCGATTTCGTAAATCAAAACCAAGCCAAAACCCCGGCGGCTTTACGTTTTCCCAAAAAGCCGAAACCTTACAAGGCACTACCCGGTAAAAATATCACGCAACTGCATTACGCGCGGCAAGGTATCATTACCCCCGAGATGGAATACGTCGCCATCAGGGAAAACCAAAGAAGGGAAGCTATTCAAAACGGGGATAGCAACCTGCGGCAACATCCCGGGCAGGCCTTCGGCGCTGGTATACCGCCCGAAGGAATTACTCCCGAATTCGTACGAAGTGAAATTGCCGCCGGAAGAGCCATCATTCCTAACAATGTAAACCATCCCGAATCAGAACCGATGATTATCGGTCGCAATTTCCTCGTTAAAATCAATGCTAACATCGGCAACAGCGCCGTTACCAGCAGTATGGAAGAAGAGGTTGAAAAAGCAGTTTGGGCTTGCCGCTGGGGTGCTGATACCATCATGGATTTAAGTACCGGTAAAAACATCCATGAAACAAGGGAATGGGTCATCCGCAATGCCCCGGTTCCCGTCGGCACCGTACCTATTTACCAGGCGCTCGAAAAGGTAAATGGCAAAGCGGAGAACCTCACCTGGGAAATCTTCCGCGATACCTTGATAGAACAAGCAGAACAAGGCGTGGATTATTTCACCATCCATGCAGGGGTACTGCTGAGGTATGTACCGTTAACTGCCAAGCGCGTAACAGGCATCGTTTCGCGCGGCGGATCTATCATGGCTAAGTGGTGCCTGGCGCATCACCGCGAGAACTTCCTATATACCCATTTCGAAGAGATCTGCGAAATCATGAAAGCCTATGATGTCGCCTTTTCATTGGGCGATGGCCTTCGTCCCGGCTCCATTGCAGATGCAAACGATGCTGCCCAATTTGCAGAGCTCGAAACCTTGGGAGAATTGACCCAAGTTGCCTGGAAACACGATGTACAGGTAATGATCGAAGGCCCCGGCCATGTGCCGATGCACCTCATCAAGGAAAACATGGATAAGCAATTGAAACATTGCCACGAAGCGCCTTTTTATACCCTCGGCCCCTTAACGACCGACATTGCTCCGGGCTACGATCATATCACTTCCGCGATTGGCGCGGCCATGATCGGTTGGTTCGGTACCGCGATGCTTTGTTACGTTACACCGAAGGAACATCTTGGCTTACCGAATAAGCAAGATGTAAAAACCGGGGTCATCACTTATAAATTAGCTGCTCATGCCGCCGATCTTGCAAAAGGCCATCCCGGCGCACAATACCGCGATAACGCTCTCAGCAAGGCAAGGTTCGAATTTAGATGGAACGACCAGTTCAACCTGTCCTTAGATCCGGATACGGCGCGCGAATATCACGACGAAACGCTTCCGGCGGAAGGTGCGCGTATCGCGCATTTTTGCTCCATGTGCGGCCCGCACTTTTGCTCGATGAAAATCACGCAAGAAGTTAGGGAATATGCGCAATCACAAGGATTAAATGAAACGCAAGCCTTGGAACAAGGGATGCAGGAAAAAGCCAAGCATTTCGTAGAGCAGGGCGGAGAAATATTTCAATAAGATGATCTGGATTTTCTCTGCACCGGAATTCATGGATACTGAACATCTACAAATCCAGGCTTTATTGAACGCCGGCTTGCAAAAGTTCGTCGTCCGTAAACCCGGGAAATCTAGGGATGAATACCTGGCATTCTTATCACTATTCTCCCCGGGAGATCGAAAAAAAATGATCTTGGCTGATTTTCCGGAAATAGCAACCGGGATGGGATTAGGCGGTATCCATTTCAGTACCCAGTTGAGGACTCATTATACTTTGCAGCAAATCCTGTCTTGGCGACAAGGGGGAATGACCTGCACGACTTCAACACATGGAATGAAAGAGTTTGAAAGCCTAGAAGAAGATTTTGATTACCTGTTTGCCGGCCCCCTGTTTGAAAGTATTTCCAAACCGGGATATCAACCCAAAACACGGCATCAATTTGAATATTCATCCAACAAATTGATAGCATTGGGCGGGATACAAGCATCCGTTGTAGAAGTGGCCAGGGAGCTGGGAATTAAAAATATAGCCTTGTTGGGAGCCGTATGGTCAAACCCGGGAAAGGCAGTTGAAAATTACCTGGAAATAGCAAAATTATGGCGGCAAGGAAATATGTTATGAGTATTGCAGGCTTTGATCCCAGCGGCGGTGCCGGGGTATTAGCCGATATCAAAACATTTGAACAATTAAATGTTTACGGTTTCGGCGTTTGTTCGGCTTTGACGGTTCAAACCGATTCGGAGTTTTTATCGGTTGAATGGATGAGCGTTTCCCAGGTCATCGACCAAGCAATCCCATTAATAAGGAAGTTCCCCCTTCAGTTTCTCAAGCTGGGTTTAATGAAAGATGTTGACAGTTGTTTGGAAATCGTCCGAAGGTTGAAGCGGGAGCAACCGCATTTGCATATTACTTGGGATCCGGTACTTAAATCTTCCAGCGGGTTTACTTTTTATGATCCGCTGCTTTCAGGGCCACTGGAATCTTTATTACGCGAGTGTTTTTTAATTACACCCAATTACCTGGAAGCTGGATTATTAACGAGTAACGGTAACATTGAATTGGCCATGGGAGAACTGCAATCCTTGGCGAACGTATTATTAAAAGGCGGGCACCACCCAACGATGCCCGGGCATGACTTCCTTTATTTAAAAAACGGGCCTATAAAGCAATTCATGCCAAGAGAAAGCAATGCCTCGGGAAAACACGGTTCCGGTTGCGTATTAAGCGCCGCTATCGTTGCTTACCTCTCCCAAGGATTCGATTTAACAGAAGCTTGTTATAAGGCAAAAAAATACGCTTATCAATTTTTGATAAGTAATGATTCATTATTAGGATATCATCATGGATAAGATTATTTATATATCGCAAGGTTATCTTCCGGTTGACCATATTGAGCATATCAAGAAAGCATGTAATGCCGGATGCAAAAACATTCAACTGCGGCTGAAACATACGGAGTTACCGGAATGGTTAGCTACCGCGTACAAGGCAAAGGAGTTATGCGATACATTCGGTGCAAAATTATTTATTAATGATGCTCCGCAAATAGCGGCTACAGTTAATGCCTACGGGATACATGTTGGTAAAGAAGATATGCCTTTAGCGAAAGTAAAGCAGGATTTCAAACCGTTCGTAACAGGAGCTACTGCTAATACTTTTGAAGACATTCAACGCCATGCGGTACATCAACCGGATTATATCGGGCTGGGACCATTACGGTTCACGGAAACTAAACAGAAACTTAGCCCTATACTTGGCTTGGAAGGCTATCGATCCATCCTGCAAAAGATGCAATTACACGGTATTCAGATCCCGGTATTTGCCATTGGAGGAATCGGCCTGGAAGATATCCCGGGATTGATGAAAGCGGGAGTTTACGGCATCGCGGTATCAGGACTTATCACCCGATCTGCAAAAGCGGAAAAAATCGTCACTCAATTACAACAATTACTGCATCATGAATATACAACCACTTAAAATAGCAGGAAAAACATTCCATTCGCGGCTGTTCACGGGAACGGGGAAATTCGGTTCGCATTTACAGATGAAAGAAGCATTGGAAGCCAGCGATACGGAACTGGTAACCGTAGCTTTGAAAAGAATTGACCTGGAACAACCGGCAGAGGATATGCTGCAATATCTATCCTCCCCAAAGTTTGAATTATTGCCGAATACATCCGGCGCCAGAACGGCAAAGGAAGCAGTTTACGCTTGTCAAATGGCAAGGGAGGCCCTGGATACCAACTGGGTGAAATTAGAAATTCATCCCGATCCCAGGTATTTATTACCGGATCCTATCGAAACATTGATTGCTGCGGAAGCATTGGTAAAAGATGGTTTCGTGGTATTGCCTTACATCCATGCCGATCCCGTTTTATGTAAACGCCTGGAAGAAGTAGGCGTTGCTGCCGTCATGCCGCTAGGAGCGCCGATCGGTAGTAATAAAGGTTTAAAAACGGCCGACTTCCTTTCCATTATTATAGAGCAAAGCCAGGTGCCTGTAATTATCGATGCCGGGATCGGAGCGCCCAGCGATGCAACTAAGGCAATGGAAATGGGTGCAGACGCCGTCCTGGTGAATACGGCTATTGCAACCGCGGCCCATCCATTGAATATGGCCATTGCTTTTAAGGATGCTGTCATCGCGGGACGGATGGCTTACGAAGCGGGGCTACCTTCCGTACGCACACAAGCTGCGGCTTCCAGTCCTTTAGTTTCATTTTTAGAAAACTTGGCATAATGCAACATTCATTCTTATCAACATTTCTTCAATACGATTGGGATAGGCAAAAGCAAAACATTTATCAATTTACGGCGGGCGATGTATTAAAAGCTTTGCAGATGGAAAACCGCGGATTGAAAGAATTTCAAGCCCTGATTTCCCCGGCGGCAGTTCCATTCCTTGCCCAGATGGCGGGATTAAGCGAGCAATTAACCCGGCAAAGATTTGGCAATACCGTGCAGATGTATGTTCCTTTATATTTATCCAACGAATGTCAAAATATATGCACTTATTGCGGGTTTAGCTATAACAATCCCATGCACAGAAGAACGTTGACAGGCGCGGAAATGTTGCAAGAAGTAAACGTGATAAAGCAAATGGGCTTCGATCATGTTTTACTGGTTACCGGCGAAGCTAATAAAACCGTGGGCTTGGATTATTT includes the following:
- the thiC gene encoding phosphomethylpyrimidine synthase ThiC, whose product is MKNTQPIPGSREEIISRTPFPASQKIYIPGKIHPVQVAMREISLSGTQIDDKTIENPGVTVYDTSGPYTDTNIKIDIREGLPRLRSPWVEKRGDIETLESFSSDFVNQNQAKTPAALRFPKKPKPYKALPGKNITQLHYARQGIITPEMEYVAIRENQRREAIQNGDSNLRQHPGQAFGAGIPPEGITPEFVRSEIAAGRAIIPNNVNHPESEPMIIGRNFLVKINANIGNSAVTSSMEEEVEKAVWACRWGADTIMDLSTGKNIHETREWVIRNAPVPVGTVPIYQALEKVNGKAENLTWEIFRDTLIEQAEQGVDYFTIHAGVLLRYVPLTAKRVTGIVSRGGSIMAKWCLAHHRENFLYTHFEEICEIMKAYDVAFSLGDGLRPGSIADANDAAQFAELETLGELTQVAWKHDVQVMIEGPGHVPMHLIKENMDKQLKHCHEAPFYTLGPLTTDIAPGYDHITSAIGAAMIGWFGTAMLCYVTPKEHLGLPNKQDVKTGVITYKLAAHAADLAKGHPGAQYRDNALSKARFEFRWNDQFNLSLDPDTAREYHDETLPAEGARIAHFCSMCGPHFCSMKITQEVREYAQSQGLNETQALEQGMQEKAKHFVEQGGEIFQ
- a CDS encoding thiazole synthase codes for the protein MNIQPLKIAGKTFHSRLFTGTGKFGSHLQMKEALEASDTELVTVALKRIDLEQPAEDMLQYLSSPKFELLPNTSGARTAKEAVYACQMAREALDTNWVKLEIHPDPRYLLPDPIETLIAAEALVKDGFVVLPYIHADPVLCKRLEEVGVAAVMPLGAPIGSNKGLKTADFLSIIIEQSQVPVIIDAGIGAPSDATKAMEMGADAVLVNTAIATAAHPLNMAIAFKDAVIAGRMAYEAGLPSVRTQAAASSPLVSFLENLA
- the thiS gene encoding sulfur carrier protein ThiS produces the protein MEIHVNNKLYAVEQGATLATLLQFIQIPSTKGIAIAVNDQVIPKRSWDNVSLSPSDQVTIIRATQGG
- a CDS encoding thiamine phosphate synthase, with product MIWIFSAPEFMDTEHLQIQALLNAGLQKFVVRKPGKSRDEYLAFLSLFSPGDRKKMILADFPEIATGMGLGGIHFSTQLRTHYTLQQILSWRQGGMTCTTSTHGMKEFESLEEDFDYLFAGPLFESISKPGYQPKTRHQFEYSSNKLIALGGIQASVVEVARELGIKNIALLGAVWSNPGKAVENYLEIAKLWRQGNML
- a CDS encoding hydroxymethylpyrimidine/phosphomethylpyrimidine kinase — protein: MAARKYVMSIAGFDPSGGAGVLADIKTFEQLNVYGFGVCSALTVQTDSEFLSVEWMSVSQVIDQAIPLIRKFPLQFLKLGLMKDVDSCLEIVRRLKREQPHLHITWDPVLKSSSGFTFYDPLLSGPLESLLRECFLITPNYLEAGLLTSNGNIELAMGELQSLANVLLKGGHHPTMPGHDFLYLKNGPIKQFMPRESNASGKHGSGCVLSAAIVAYLSQGFDLTEACYKAKKYAYQFLISNDSLLGYHHG
- a CDS encoding thiamine phosphate synthase, with product MDKIIYISQGYLPVDHIEHIKKACNAGCKNIQLRLKHTELPEWLATAYKAKELCDTFGAKLFINDAPQIAATVNAYGIHVGKEDMPLAKVKQDFKPFVTGATANTFEDIQRHAVHQPDYIGLGPLRFTETKQKLSPILGLEGYRSILQKMQLHGIQIPVFAIGGIGLEDIPGLMKAGVYGIAVSGLITRSAKAEKIVTQLQQLLHHEYTTT